In Desulfocurvibacter africanus subsp. africanus DSM 2603, the DNA window GTTCTGGACAACGCCGAGTCCATTCCGCGCGGCGAGCACGTCATCATCAACCTGTCCGGCCGCGGCGACAAGGACCTGGACATCATCGAGGAAGTGCTTGGAATTTAAGAGGCCTCCGGGGTCCAGGGGGATGATCCCCCTGGACCCCGCGTTTCCGGCGCGGCCGCGTCCCTCGAAGACTCGGGCCACAGCCGCGCCGGGGGATGCGAGGAGACAGGCAGTCAACCAGCGAAAAAAAGCGAGCGTGCATATGACCACACTGACGAAATCCAGGCTGGAGCAGAAGATACGCGAGGCCAACGAGGCCGGCCGCAAGGCGCTCATTCCCTACCTGCCGGCGGGCTACCCGGATAAGGAGCGTTTCTGGAAGGAGCTTTCGGCCCTGGACAAAAGCGGAGCAGACATCATCGAGATCGGCGTGCCTTTCTCAGACCCAGTGGCCGACGGCCCGGTGGTGGAACGGGCCTCCCTGCAGTGCCTCGAAGCCGGCGTCACGCTGGATTGGATTCTGGCCGAGCTGAAGAAACGCAAGGGCGGCTTCAAGGCCGGGATCGTGCTCATGGGCTACTACAACCCGTTCTATAAATACGGCCTGGACAGGCTCGCGGCCGACGCAGCCGAGGCCGGAGTGACCGGCTTCATCGTGCCCGACCTGCCCATGGAAGAGTCAGAGGACATGACCAAGGCGCTGGCGGCCCGCGGCCTGGACCTCATTCCGCTCGTGGGCCTGAACACGAGCGAGGAGCGCATGAAGCTCTACGCCGACAATGCGCGGGGCTACGTCTATTTCGTGTCCGTGCTGGGCACCACGGGCGAACGCACGAGCCTGCCCGAGGAAATCGCCGGTCGGCTGGCCGTGGCTAAGCGCGTATTCGACGTGCCCCTGGCCCTAGGCTTCGGCATCTCCAGGCCCGAGCAGCTGACCACCTTCGGCGACACGATCGACGCCGTGGTCTTCGGCAGCTCGCTCATCAAGCATCTGGACCAGGGCGGCGACTCGGCCGGCTTCATGGCCCGCTGGAAGTAGCGCCCAAGTAACCATCGGCCCTTTTGCCACTGCTTATAAACAAACAGCCGCCGGCTTCCGCCGGCGGCTGTTTGTTTATAAAAAGGGCCCCAAGGGATCGCACCTCTTGGCGGGATGTGTTCCCTTGGACCACAATTGAACTGCAAAATGCTATAAAAAACAGGTTGGGTTCGCCAGCCTGTCTTCTGCTTAAGATTCGCCTGGCAAACCGCGTCGGCATCTGCACAAAAGGACATGGCGACCGGATGGTTTCTTTCGTGTGTCTTCAGACTCTACTGTCAAGGACCTCCCGGTTTAGGTCAGCAGTCTGATCGCTCATGGCGCGTTTCACCGTCCGCTCGATTGCATGATGCTTGAGCAGGGCATAAAGGCGTGCGCGGGAAAGGCCTGATTGGGCACAGGCTGTTCTGATGTCTCCGTGAGCGATGGCCATGAGCTGTTCGAGATAGCAGCACTCTAGATCCTCAAGGGCCGTCTTGCGGAAGTCCTTGAGTTGCGGAATGTTCTCGGGGTCTAGGATTACGGCGGTGTTCCTCATGCACACGGCCTTTTGTCGATGCTCTTCGAGCGGGGCGCGGGCCAGCCGCACCCGAATGTTGAGGGGCAAATGGCGAGGCGCCAGCATGGGCTCGCCGCCCGCCGACGTAATCGCACTCTCGATGGCGTTGGCGAGTTCGCGAACATTTCCCGGCCAGTCAAATTCACACAGTGCCTCCAGGAATTCAGCGGAAATCATCTTCGGCTTGATGCCGAGCGCCCGACAGGCACTTTCGTTGAAGTAGTGGGCGAGCCTGGGAATATCGTCCTGGCGGTCTCGCAGGGTAGGCAACTCGATGCACAGCGTGCGCAGGCGGAACAAAAGATCCTGACGAAACTTCCACACCGTGACGAGCTCATCGAGATTCCTGTTTGTCGCGGCAACCAGCCTGAAATTGCTCTCCACCTCGGTAAGTCCCCCGATCGGACGAAAACGGCGGGTCTGCAGCACCCGCAGAAAGGCCTTCTGCATTGCAAGCGGCAACTCGCCCACTTCATCAAGGAAGAGCGTCCCTCCATGCGCTTGCCTGACAAGACCTTCCGAGCGCCGGTCAGCCCCGGTGAAAGCCCCCTTCTCGTGACCTAGGAGCACGCTTTCGACGAGGTTCTCCGGCAGGGCGGCACAGTCCACGATGACGAATGGACCATGCACCCTTCGGCTGTTCTCATGTATTGCCCGGGCAAAGAGCTCCTTGCCTGTGCCTGTTTTGCCGGTAATAAGCACATTGGCCTCGGTTGCCGCGGCCTGAGCCACCAGTTCCAGACTTTTCAAAAACAACCGGCTCTCACCGACTAGTCCGGCACGCTTGAGGACCACGGGCTGCCCGCAGTTCCTCTTTTTTTCATGATAATCAAGGGCCCGTTGCACCGGCAGTTGGATTTTGGTCAGCGTAGGCGGCTTGGAGATATAGCTCCACGCGCCGTTTCTGATGGCCAGCTCGGCACCCTCGGGATCGCCCGACCCCGAAAGAATGATGACTTCGGGGCTGCCCGCGCTGTCCTTGATCTGAGGGAGGAATTCAAGGCCGTTGCCGTCAGGGAGACTTATGTCGAGGATCACTACCTCGAAGCTGTTTCCCTTAAGGAGCCTAAGGCCCTGACGCAGGGTAAAGGCGCAGTCCGCCTCATTCCCCATGCGCTTGACCACGAGGGACAACGCCTTGCAGAGCTGCACGTCGTCATCGATGATGAGAATCTTTGCCATGGCTGCTGCTCACCTCATATCGTGGCTGGCATGCTGCCGAGCACCTTGGTCAGAGTTTTACGTAAGTCGTCCATGCGAAAGGGCGTGCGGATGCAAGCGCTGATTCCCAGGTGGGCCATCGATTCCATGGGCAAGCCCGCATGGGAAGCGAAGCTGAGCACAATGGGCAGATCGGGTCTATTGAGGAGCAGTTCACGGGCCAGCTCGACCCCGCCCATTTCGGACATCGACGCCTCGCAGATGCATACGTCGAACTGCTCCGGCGCCTTACGGAAGTAGGCCAAGGCCTCGAAGGCGCTGCGACAGGCGGTCACGGTGAAGCCCAGTTGTTCCAGGGCCCCTCGGCTTCCCTGGACAACGACGGGATCATCATCCACGAGCAGCATATGCTCTTCCCTGTCCAGCGGGACGCGTCTGGCAGTCTTCTCCGGAACACATGAGAGGAAGAGAAGTCGGAAAGTTGCTCCATTTCCCGGCGTGCTCTCCACCCTCACATTGCCTCCAATGGAATTCATGATCGTACGCACTACCGCCAGTCCAAGGCCGGTGCCGGTATCCTCCTTTTTTGTCGTGAAGAACGGGTCGAATATGCGTTCAAGGTTTTCGGGCGCTATTCCAGGTCCCGTATCACGCATCTCCAATTGGATATACCGTCCCTTAGGCAGGCCCTGGCTTCCAATCTGATTCTCCAGCACTTTAGCTTCAGAAAGGGTGATGCTTAATTCGCCGCTCCTGTCTTGCATGGCTTGGGCAGCATTTGTAGCCAGGTTCATTATGACCTGATGAACCTGCGTGGGGTCTGCCAGGATGAGATCCCAGCGGCTTCGATTCTCGAAGACGATGCGGATGTCCGAGGGAAGAGAGGGCCTGAGGAGCTTCAGGCACTCTTTCACCAGGCTGCTGAGCTGAAAACAGAGTGGTTGGTCTTTCTCGCGCTTACGGCTAAGTCCCAGGATGTGGTCGATAAGGCCTCTCGCACGCTGGGCCGCGCCGAGGATTTCTTCCAGGCCCTGGAAGATGGGAGAATCCTGTGGCAATCCCTGCATGTTCAACTCGGCATGCAGAATGATGGGACCCAGGATGTTGTTGAAGTCATGGGCTATGCCGCCCGCGAGCATGCCCAGGGCCTCCATCTTCTGGGCCTGCCGCAATTGCCTCTCGAGTTGCTCCATCTCGGTGATGTCGCGCCATACGCTTACGTATCCCAGCGGCCTGTAACGCTTGCCTCGTATGCGGGCGAACGTCTGTTCGCATTTGAAGACCACGCCGTTCTTGCGGGTATTGGTGGTCCGCCCCATCCAGGTCTCGCTATACTCGAGACTGTTGATGGTATTCTCGAGTACGCGCTTCTGGTCACCGCTCGTATAGAGCGTTTCGATGTTCTTGCCCTTGATTTCCTGCTGAGCAAATCCGGTCATCTCTTCAAAGGCTTGGTTCACATATTCGATGTTCAGATCGTTGCTTAGCAGGATGAAGGCTTCCACTGCCTGCTCGATGGCCTGGACCAAGCGTACGCGCTCTTGTTCGGCCTTGAATGAGGCGGTCGTGTTCCGCACGCTGATGACTGCGCATTCGGGCTGCCCCCCCTGTCTTAGAATCGGGACGACGCGGACAACGAAATTATTGCTGCGTGACAAGACGTCTTCAAAGATGACCGGTTGGCGCATGGACAAGGCCTGCCTGAACCGACGTTTGCGTTTGGCGGCTGTTTCCTTGGGGAATAGGTTGAAAAGGGCGCGCCCAATGAGATCGCCTTCGGCGATGCCGAGGCGCTCGCACATGGCTGTATTCGCCATGAGAACCACCCCACTCGTGTCCAACACCGCGATCTGATCGGTGGTGGCGGCGAGCAGGGCCATATGCAGTGAATCCACTGCCGCCTCCCGTGTGGAGATGTGTCCATCTGAAGACTATCGCTCTTGACAAAATCGTACAAGGGCGATGTCGATATTTCGTCTCATATCGCGAGACAGATTATGGCCTATCCCAGCAAGCCCTTATAGCGGCATATTGCCCGCGATCGCCGACTTGCTCGGCTCTTCCTCGTTTTTCGTCTTGCCGGACAAGACCATATCTTGTGCCGCAAGATGATCCCGTCTGCACCCTGATCGGCACCTCGCGCGACTCTCCTCTAATATATTAATATATAAAGTTTTTAATATACCATTCTGGCGGCATGGAAGTTGATTTGGGCAACCCAGGTGAACCTGAGTTCCGGCCCGAAGGAGGGACAAATGAGAACTAATTCCACCAAGTCCTTTCACGACCTCATGGCAGAGGTGATTGAACCGGGCCTCTGCTCGAATTGTTCAGGGTGCGTGTCCTTTTGCTCGGCCATGGGCTACGGCGCCCTGGAAACCGGTCCCGAAGGGGAACCGCGGTTCAGGAATCCGGCGCTGTGCATCGAGTGCGGCATATGCCACCTGATCTGTCCCGAAACCGGCCTGATGGAGGCAGATACCAGGGCGCGGCTCAACTCCCAGGCTCCCATGGGCGCGGTCCGCAATCTGACTTTTGCCCGGGCCAAAGCCCCTGAAGTCACCTGCATGGCCTCGCATGGCGGAGCCGTTACCGCCCTGCTCCTGCACCTCCTGGATACGAAGCAGATTTACGGCGCGATCGTGAACCGCCGGGAAGGGATCCACCGCAAGCCCGTGTTGGCCAGGAGCGCCAAGGACCTTCTGCTGTCCGCAGGGCATTATCCCGCCGTTTCCAATGGGCCAGCCCTGCTGGGCGAGTTGTACCAGACTCTTTCAGTGAGGGAATGCGCAGGCAGCCTGGCTCAGGGCTGGTTGCACAAGGTCGCTTTCGTCGGGCTGCCCGACCAGATCCTCGCCCTGCGCAACATGGAAACCCTGGGCATCATCCCTTCGGATGCCGTGGCCCTGTACGTGGGCCTTTTCTGTGACGAAGCCTACCAGTTGGGCATTACCGAACAGCTCCGCCTTGAGCAGGCCGGGAAGTTCAACTGGGAAAATATCCTGCGTTTCACCTGCGCCGAAGAACTCAAGATCCACCTGGACGACGGCAGGGTCGTCACCCCCCCCGAGAGGCTGCGCAAGAAGCTCAGTATGAAGGGATGTAGCGCATGCACCGACTACTCCGCGGAGCTTGCCGACATCTCCTTTGGCGGTCTGGGTGCTCCGAATGGCTGGACCACCGTGGTGGTCAGGACGGAACGCGGACAAAAGGCCTTCCAGAGTGCCTGCGGTACCGTTCTTGAGGAGCCAAGCCAGTCCCTTCGGCAAAGGCAAGAGGCCCAAAGGGCCATAGAAGGGATCTCCAGGCGCAAGCGTGAGCGAGCTGCAGGGATGCGCCAGGAACAGGTTGCCGTTTCCGGCGTCTAGCCCAAGGGGAGCATGCCATGGCCAACCGTATCGGAGTTTATGTCTGCCACTGCGGCACCAACATTCACCCGCGCGTGGATTCACCGGGAGTGGCCCGCTTCGCCGCCGGACTGCATAATGTCGTGGTTGCGAGGGACTATAAGTTCATGTGCTCGGACCCGGGCCAACAGATGATCATCCGAGACATTCATGAACTGGGGCTCAACCGGGTGGTCGTCGCGTCCTGCTCGCCGCGCTTGCACGAGAGGACCTTCCAGAACGCCTGCCTGCGCGCCGGACTCAACCCGTTCCTGTTCCAGATGACCTGCATCCGGGAGCACTGCTCGTGGATCACCACCGACAGCGAGGAGGCCACGGCCAAGGCCAAGCACCTGGTTGCCGCGGCTGTGCACCGGGTCAACGAGCACACGGAGCTCTACTCCAGAGTGGAGAAGGTCCATCCGGACGTGCTCGTGGTCGGCGCGGGGATCGCCGGCATCCAGGCCGCCCTGGATATCGCCAAGTCCGGCCATCGGGTCCATCTCGTCGAACGCGCGCCCTCCATAGGCGGGCATATGGCCCAGTTCGACAAGACCTTCCCGACCCTGGACTGCGCGGCGTGCATCTCCACCCCAAAGATGGTCGCCGTGGCCCAGGAACCCAACATCAACCTCATGACCTACAGCGAGGT includes these proteins:
- the trpA gene encoding tryptophan synthase subunit alpha, producing MTKSRLEQKIREANEAGRKALIPYLPAGYPDKERFWKELSALDKSGADIIEIGVPFSDPVADGPVVERASLQCLEAGVTLDWILAELKKRKGGFKAGIVLMGYYNPFYKYGLDRLAADAAEAGVTGFIVPDLPMEESEDMTKALAARGLDLIPLVGLNTSEERMKLYADNARGYVYFVSVLGTTGERTSLPEEIAGRLAVAKRVFDVPLALGFGISRPEQLTTFGDTIDAVVFGSSLIKHLDQGGDSAGFMARWK
- a CDS encoding sigma-54-dependent transcriptional regulator is translated as MAKILIIDDDVQLCKALSLVVKRMGNEADCAFTLRQGLRLLKGNSFEVVILDISLPDGNGLEFLPQIKDSAGSPEVIILSGSGDPEGAELAIRNGAWSYISKPPTLTKIQLPVQRALDYHEKKRNCGQPVVLKRAGLVGESRLFLKSLELVAQAAATEANVLITGKTGTGKELFARAIHENSRRVHGPFVIVDCAALPENLVESVLLGHEKGAFTGADRRSEGLVRQAHGGTLFLDEVGELPLAMQKAFLRVLQTRRFRPIGGLTEVESNFRLVAATNRNLDELVTVWKFRQDLLFRLRTLCIELPTLRDRQDDIPRLAHYFNESACRALGIKPKMISAEFLEALCEFDWPGNVRELANAIESAITSAGGEPMLAPRHLPLNIRVRLARAPLEEHRQKAVCMRNTAVILDPENIPQLKDFRKTALEDLECCYLEQLMAIAHGDIRTACAQSGLSRARLYALLKHHAIERTVKRAMSDQTADLNREVLDSRV
- a CDS encoding PAS domain S-box protein, with the protein product MDSLHMALLAATTDQIAVLDTSGVVLMANTAMCERLGIAEGDLIGRALFNLFPKETAAKRKRRFRQALSMRQPVIFEDVLSRSNNFVVRVVPILRQGGQPECAVISVRNTTASFKAEQERVRLVQAIEQAVEAFILLSNDLNIEYVNQAFEEMTGFAQQEIKGKNIETLYTSGDQKRVLENTINSLEYSETWMGRTTNTRKNGVVFKCEQTFARIRGKRYRPLGYVSVWRDITEMEQLERQLRQAQKMEALGMLAGGIAHDFNNILGPIILHAELNMQGLPQDSPIFQGLEEILGAAQRARGLIDHILGLSRKREKDQPLCFQLSSLVKECLKLLRPSLPSDIRIVFENRSRWDLILADPTQVHQVIMNLATNAAQAMQDRSGELSITLSEAKVLENQIGSQGLPKGRYIQLEMRDTGPGIAPENLERIFDPFFTTKKEDTGTGLGLAVVRTIMNSIGGNVRVESTPGNGATFRLLFLSCVPEKTARRVPLDREEHMLLVDDDPVVVQGSRGALEQLGFTVTACRSAFEALAYFRKAPEQFDVCICEASMSEMGGVELARELLLNRPDLPIVLSFASHAGLPMESMAHLGISACIRTPFRMDDLRKTLTKVLGSMPATI
- a CDS encoding Coenzyme F420 hydrogenase/dehydrogenase, beta subunit C-terminal domain, which translates into the protein MRTNSTKSFHDLMAEVIEPGLCSNCSGCVSFCSAMGYGALETGPEGEPRFRNPALCIECGICHLICPETGLMEADTRARLNSQAPMGAVRNLTFARAKAPEVTCMASHGGAVTALLLHLLDTKQIYGAIVNRREGIHRKPVLARSAKDLLLSAGHYPAVSNGPALLGELYQTLSVRECAGSLAQGWLHKVAFVGLPDQILALRNMETLGIIPSDAVALYVGLFCDEAYQLGITEQLRLEQAGKFNWENILRFTCAEELKIHLDDGRVVTPPERLRKKLSMKGCSACTDYSAELADISFGGLGAPNGWTTVVVRTERGQKAFQSACGTVLEEPSQSLRQRQEAQRAIEGISRRKRERAAGMRQEQVAVSGV